From a single Lolium rigidum isolate FL_2022 chromosome 7, APGP_CSIRO_Lrig_0.1, whole genome shotgun sequence genomic region:
- the LOC124675832 gene encoding 2-methylpropanoate--CoA ligase CCL4-like codes for MDKLGANPANSSPLTPLGFLERAATVYGDCPSVVYHDTVFTWSQTYRRCLRLASALVSLGVSRRDVVSVLLPNVPAMYEAQFGVPMSGAVLNSINTRLDARTVSVLLRHSGSKLILVDPALLPVLGDALRLLPPGHPAPRVVLVEDPHEKEFPPAPAAALTYERLLETGDPEFKWVRPASEWDPMILNYTSGTTSAPKGVVHCHRGIFVVTMDSLVSWAVPEQPTYLWTLPLFHANGWSFPWGMAVVGGTNVCLRRVLAGEVYDTIARNKVTHLCGAPVVLNMLANAPEGVRKPLPGKVHILTAGAPPPAAVLHRTEAIGFDVSHGYGLTETAGLVLLCAWKGEWNRLPAAERARLKARQGVRTPGMAEVDIVDGETGRSVPRDGATMGEIVLRGGCVTMGYFKDEEATRAAIRDDGWFYTGDVGVMHPDGYLEIRDRSKDVIISGGENISSVEVESVLYGHPAVNEAAVVARPDEFWGETPCAFVSLKDGAVASAAEVIAWSRERMAGYMVPKTVVFRAELPKTSTGKIQKYVLRNLAKEMGPTRRGVSSSSKM; via the exons ATGGATAAGCTCGGCGCGAACCCGGCCAACTCGAGCCCGCTCACGCCGCTGGGCTTCTTGGAGCGCGCCGCCACCGTGTACGGCGACTGCCCCTCCGTCGTCTACCACGACACCGTCTTCACCTGGTCCCAGACCTACCGCCGCTGCCTCCGCCTCGCCTCCGCCCTCGTCTCCCTCGGCGTCTCCCGCCGCGACGTC GTGTCCGTGCTGCTGCCGAACGTGCCGGCCATGTACGAGGCGCAGTTCGGGGTGCCGATGAGCGGCGCCGTGCTCAACAGCATCAACACGCGCCTCGACGCGCGCACCGTGTCTGTCCTGCTCCGCCACTCCGGCTCCAAGCTCATCCTCGTTGACCCTGCTCTGCTCCCGGTCCTCGGCgacgcgctccgcctcctcccgccggGCCACCCGGCCCCGCGCGTGGTGCTCGTCGAGGACCCGCACGAGAAGGAATTCCCTCCGGCGCCAGCGGCGGCTCTGACGTACGAGAGGCTCTTGGAGACAGGCGACCCGGAGTTCAAGTGGGTGCGGCCGGCGAGCGAGTGGGACCCGATGATACTCAACTACACCTCCGGCACCACGTCGGCCCCCAAGGGCGTCGTGCACTGCCACCGCGGCATCTTCGTGGTGACCATGGATTCTTTGGTCAGCTGGGCGGTGCCGGAGCAGCCGACGTACCTGTGGACGCTGCCCCTGTTCCACGCCAACGGGTGGAGCTTCCCGTGGGGGATGGCCGTGGTGGGCGGCACGAACGTCTGCCTCCGGCGCGTCCTCGCCGGTGAGGTCTACGACACCATCGCGCGCAACAAAGTCACGCACCTCTGCGGCGCGCCGGTCGTGCTCAACATGCTTGCCAACGCGCCGGAGGGCGTGCGAAAGCCTCTCCCGGGGAAGGTACATATCCTCACGGCCGGCGCGCCGCCCCCGGCCGCCGTGCTGCACCGCACGGAGGCGATCGGCTTCGACGTGAGCCACGGGTACGGTTTGACGGAGACGGCGGGTCTGGTTCTGCTGTGCGCGTGGAAGGGCGAGTGGAACAGGCTCCCCGCAGCAGAGCGCGCGCGGCTCAAGGCGAGGCAGGGCGTGCGCACGCCCGGCATGGCGGAGGTGGACATCGTGGACGGCGAGACCGGCCGCAGCGTGCCGCGGGACGGCGCCACGATGGGCGAGATCGTGCTCCGCGGCGGGTGCGTCACGATGGGGTACTTCAAGGACGAggaggcgacgagggcggcgatcCGGGACGACGGGTGGTTCTACACGGGCGACGTGGGCGTGATGCACCCGGACGGGTACCTGGAGATCCGGGACCGGTCCAAGGACGTGATCATCAGCGGCGGGGAGAACATCAGCAGCGTGGAGGTGGAGTCGGTGCTGTACGGGCACCCGGCGGTGaacgaggcggcggtggtggcgcggcccGACGAGTTCTGGGGTGAGACGCCGTGCGCGTTCGTGAGCCTCAAGGACGGCGCCGTGGCGAGCGCGGCGGAGGTCATCGCGTGGAGCCGGGAGCGCATGGCCGGGTACATGGTGCCCAAGACGGTGGTGTTCCGCGCCGAGCTGCCCAAGACCTCCACCGGCAAGATTCAAAAGTACGTGCTCCGGAACCTCGCCAAGGAGATGGGACCAACCCGCCGGGgcgtcagcagcagcagcaagatgTAG
- the LOC124671130 gene encoding 2-methylpropanoate--CoA ligase CCL4-like, with protein sequence MDKLGANPANSSPLTPLGFLERAATVYGDCPSVVYHGTVFTWSQTYRRCLRLASALASLGVSRRDVVSVLLPNVPAMYEAHFGVPMSGAVLNNINTRLDARTVSVLLHHSGSKIVLVDPAMLLVLDDALRLLPPGHPPPRVVLVEDPHERGFHPAPAPALTYERLLEMGDPEFAWVRPASEWDPMILNYTSGTTAAPKGVVHCHRGIFVVTLNTLVSWAVPERPTYLWTLPMFHANGWSFPWGMAVLGGTNVCLRRVDAGEVYETIVNHKVTHLCGAPVVLNMLANAPVGVRKPLPGKVSILTAGAPPPAAVLHRTEAIGFDVSHAYGLTETAGLVLSCAWKGEWNRLPSSERARLKARQGVRMPFMVEVDILHGETGRSVPRDGATMGEVVVRGGSVMLGYLKDGEATRAAIRDDGWFYTGDVGVMHPDGYLEIRDRSKDVVISGGENICSVEVESVLYCHPAVHEAAVVARPDEFWGETPCAFVSLKDDAEVTAADLIAWSRERMAGYMVPKTVVFRADLPKTATGKIQKYLLRNLAKEMGSTPSVAVYRAYTCS encoded by the exons ATGGACAAGCTCGGCGCGAACCCGGCCAACTCGAGCCCGCTCACGCCGCTGGGCTTCCTGGAGCGCGCCGCCACCGTGTACGGCGACTGTCCCTCCGTCGTCTACCACGGCACCGTCTTCACCTGGTCCCAGACCTACCGCCGCTGCCTCCGCCTCGCCTCCGCCCTCGCCTCCCTCGGCGTCTCCCGCCGCGACGTC GTGTCGGTGCTGTTGCCGAACGTGCCGGCCATGTACGAGGCGCACTTCGGGGTGCCGATGAGCGGCGCCGTGCTCAACAACATCAACACGCGCCTCGACGCGCGCACGGTGTCGGTCCTGCTCCACCACTCCGGCTCCAAGATAGTCCTCGTCGACCCTGCTATGCTCCTGGTCCTCGACGatgcgctccgcctcctcccgccggGGCACCCGCCCCCGCGCGTCGTGCTCGTCGAGGACCCCCACGAGAGGGGGTTCcacccggcgccggcgccggctctTACGTACGAGAGGCTGCTTGAGATGGGCGACCCGGAGTTCGCGTGGGTGCGGCCGGCCAGCGAGTGGGACCCGATGATACTCAACTACACCTCCGGCACAACGGCCGCGCCCAAGGGCGTCGTGCACTGCCACCGCGGCATCTTCGTGGTGACTCTGAATACGTTGGTCAGCTGGGCGGTGCCGGAGCGGCCGACGTACCTGTGGACGCTGCCCATGTTCCACGCCAACGGGTGGAGCTTCCCGTGGGGGATGGCCGTGCTGGGCGGCACCAACGTCTGCCTCCGCCGCGTCGACGCCGGCGAGGTCTACGAGACCATCGTGAACCACAAAGTCACGCACCTCTGCGGCGCGCCGGTCGTGCTCAACATGCTGGCCAACGCGCCGGTGGGCGTGCGGAAGCCGCTCCCAGGAAAGGTGAGCATTCTCACGGCCGGCGCGCCCCCGCCAGCCGCCGTGCTGCACCGCACGGAGGCCATTGGTTTCGACGTAAGCCACGCGTACGGGCTGACGGAGACGGCGGGGCTGGTGCTATCGTGCGCGTGGAAGGGCGAGTGGAACAGGCTCCCGTCCTCGGAGCGCGCGCGGCTCAAGGCGAGGCAGGGCGTGCGCATGCCCTTCATGGTTGAGGTGGACATCCTGCACGGCGAGACCGGCCGCAGCGTGCCGCGGGACGGCGCCACGATGGGCGAGGTCGTGGTCCGCGGCGGGAGCGTCATGCTCGGCTACTTAAAAGACGGCGAGGCGACTAGGGCGGCGATCCGGGACGACGGGTGGTTCTACACCGGGGACGTGGGGGTGATGCACCCGGACGGGTACCTGGAGATCCGGGACCGGTCCAAGGACGTGGTCATCAGCGGCGGGGAGAACATCTGTAGCGTCGAGGTGGAATCCGTGCTCTACTGCCACCCGGCGGTGcacgaggcggcggtggtggcacgGCCCGATGAGTTCTGGGGGGAGACGCCGTGCGCGTTCGTGAGCCTCAAGGACGATGCGGAGGTGACCGCGGCCGACCTCATCGCGTGGAGTCGGGAGCGCATGGCGGGGTATATGGTGCCAAAGACCGTCGTGTTTCGCGCCGACCTGCCCAAGACAGCCACGGGTAAAATACAAAAGTACTTGCTCCGGAACCTAGCCAAAGAGATgggttctactccctccgtcgcaGTTTATAGAGCTTACACGTGTTCCTAA